In Nicotiana tabacum cultivar K326 chromosome 21, ASM71507v2, whole genome shotgun sequence, one DNA window encodes the following:
- the LOC142175088 gene encoding uncharacterized protein LOC142175088: MATPVFSLTKQRPRKQMLTNMTCKLMLLVVLGVHVQTSSARKLLGDSFLPNFDFNGGFDQILGGLGGGGGGGGGGGGGGGGSNGGFGAGFGYGEGHGSGANGRGGGGGGGGGGGGSGGQNGGSGFGFGFGHGGGGGF, translated from the exons ATGGCTACTCCAGTATTCAGCCTCACAAAACAAAGACCAAGAAAGCAAA TGCTAACAAATATGACATGCAAGTTAATGCTTCTTGTTGTTTTGGGCGTTCACGTTCAAACTTCCTCTGCAAGGAAGCTTCTCGGGGATTCATTTTTACCTAATTTTGACTTTAACGGAGGGTTTGACCAAATTCTAGGAGGTcttggtggtggtggtggcggTGGCGGCGGAGGTGGAGGTGGTGGAGGAGGTAGTAATGGTGGATTTGGGGCTGGCTTTGGATATGGCGAGGGTCATGGATCAGGTGCAAATGGTCgtggcggcggcggcggcggagGTGGTGGAGGTGGCGGCAGCGGTGGTCAAAATGGTGGTAGcggttttggttttggtttcggacATGGTGGTGGTGGAGGATTTTGA
- the LOC107804839 gene encoding uncharacterized protein LOC107804839: MISKEKAPEPLDFFIWTVEDVGLWLEEINLGSYRQIFKENGVNGEYLEGMSMFTTEQILRFIRRCHMKWGDFITLCKELRRIKVACLKGEQRVRQPWWAPSCFSVVFTKTAKRNRQCRVVSLKLEP; encoded by the exons ATGATAAGCAAAGAAAAGGCACCTGAACCACTTGATTTCTTCATTTGGACAGTTGAG GATGTTGGTTTATGGTTAGAAGAAATAAATCTTGGCAGCTATcgtcaaatttttaaagaaaatggtgTTAATGGAGAGTATTTGGAGGGGATGTCCATGTTCACGACTGAACAGATTCTCCGGTTTATAAGAAGGTGCCACATGAAATGGGGAGACTTCATAACGTTGTGTAAGGAGCTGAGGCGGATAAAAG TGGCTTGCTTAAAGGGGGAGCAAAGAGTCCGGCAACCGTGGTGGGCCCCATCTTGTTTCTCTGTAGTCTTTACGAAGACGGCCAAGCGTAACAGGCAGTGTAGAGTGGTTTCACTGAAGCTGGAGCCTTAA